A window from Leishmania mexicana MHOM/GT/2001/U1103 complete genome, chromosome 33 encodes these proteins:
- a CDS encoding protein serine/threonine phosphatase, putativee, translated as MNLDAWEEKVRLVQPLEMKEMQLLLRTAVNLLIEESNVQVVHLPVTICGDIHGQFLDLLRLFEVAGEIRRETGSMNYIFLGDLVDRGRNSVEVLTFLLIMKLKYPHKITLIRGNHETRQVTTMYGFYDECAEKYGTVEIWKLCTEVFDCMPIAALIEGKSLCIHGGLSPEIRAVDQIRLLNRRQEIPNEGPFSDLVWSDPENVDGWVVSQRGAGFLFGASVAQEFIHRNRLNLIARAHQLVHEGFKYHFDEEYLCTVWSAPNYCYRCGNLASVLRIYGDHSREFVVFKEVEAQIAISDEPRTKEPAYFL; from the coding sequence ATGAACCTCGATGCCtgggaggagaaggtgcgccttgtgcagccgctggagaTGAAGGAAATGCAGCTTCTGCTTCGCACAGCCGTAAATCTGCTCATCGAGGAGAGCAACGTGCAAGTGGTGCACCTCCCTGTTACCATCTGCGGTGACATTCACGGTCAGTTCCTCGACCTTCTGCGACTCTTCGAGGTGGCAGGAGAAATTCGTCGTGAGACGGGCAGCATGAACTACATCTTCCTAGGCGACCTCGTCGATCGGGGGCGCAACAGTGTCGAGGTACTCACCTTTCTTTTGATTATGAAGCTCAAATACCCGCACAAAATCACTCTCATCCGCGGCAACCACGAAACGCGGCAAGTCACCACCATGTACGGCTTCTACGATGAGTGCGCCGAGAAGTACGGCACGGTGGAGATATGGAAACTGTGCACAGAGGTGTTTGACTGCATGCCGATTGCCGCACTTATCGAGGGCAAAAGTCTTTGCATTCACGGTGGCCTGTCTCCTGAAATCCGTGCGGTCGATCAAATTCGGTTGCTGAACCGGCGGCAAGAGATTCCGAACGAAGGACCCTTCTCTGACCTCGTCTGGTCGGATCCGGAGAATGTGGACGGCTGGGTGGTGTCGCAGCGTGGAGCCGGCTTTCTTTTTggcgcctccgtcgcgcaAGAGTTCATCCACCGCAACCGGCTCAACCTCATCGCCCGCGCCCATCAGCTCGTACACGAGGGATTCAAGTACCACTTTGACGAGGAATACCTCTGCACAGTGTGGTCAGCGCCAAACTACTGCTATCGATGCGGCAACCTCGCCAGTGTTCTGCGCATCTACGGGGACCACTCGCGCGAGTTTGTCGTCTTtaaggaggtggaggcacAGATCGCCATCTCTGACGAGCCAAGGACGAAGGAGCCGGCCTACTTTCTGTAG